GTTAATGAACATTCAAATGAGGTGGACCAAAAAATGAATGATATGGGATTAGCCCAAATGTCTGCTGAAGGGCTGGCCCAGAGGGCTTGCGGTGATATTACAAGTTCGGGAAATGTTACTGTCAACGATAATTTTGTGTTGGAACAAATAATATTCGATAATGTTCCAAAAGGTGGCGAGAACATCGCAACTGTCCAGCCCAACAATTCTCACGGGCCTGAACTTCAAGACGGGCCTCCTCCCATTCCTAAGTTCACACCCGACTCACCATATGTGTCGTACGTTGAAAAAAAGGAAAATTCTATCCCTAATCCTACAGGTGATAACGATAACATTCAAGGTAATGCTGTGGGACATGTGGATGTTGACTGCCCTCCAGGTTTTCAACCGACCCCACGATATACGAACGAATTACATAAACGAGATAAAGAAAGTGACAACGAGATCAATGACACCATGAATAATAAAGATGTCAACTCCAACACTCCAACTGATACTAATTGTGTTCCAGCCCAGGCTGAGCCGAATGTTTCTGTCATGGGTCCTGTTGATCAAAATCTAGCAAACGACTGTAATGGGGGTTCCAATAGGACCGATTCAATTAATTCTGAGAAGGAATGTAAGGTTTCAAGGATCAGAGCTCCAAACAATCCTGATTCTAGTAACGAACAATCGCTATCTAATTGTAGCTTGGGCTTAAAAGATTTTGGACACGACATTGGGCTTGAGTGGATCGGGGCTCCGTCAGGGAAGTAACTTTACCCTTCTTTAATTTTCTCTTTATTTATGTGTTTAAAATGAAGATAATATCGTTAAACGTACGTGGGCTCGGGAAACTTGAAAAAGAAAAATTTAATTGGATTAAAAAATTAATTCATTTTCATAATCCGGACATTTTTGCAATTCAAGAATCCAAAAGAAAAAGTGTTACTGATTTTATGATTGAGTTGTTATGGGGTAACAAAAATTTtgaatatatctttaaaccatcggTGGGGTTATCGGGCGGGTCAATTTTAATTTGGAACCCTACTAGATTTTGTGTGTCCGGGGCGGTTGAAAGAGAATTTTTCTTGGGTATACGAGGTCGATGGGTGGGCAAAATGGCGGACTCCATTATATTAAACATTTATGGGCCACATAATGATCAATTGAAACAAAAATTTTGGGATAGTCTTGACAATATTATGCAGGTGGATATTGATGATTGGGTTTTCTGTGGCGATTTTAATGAAGTAAGGCGAAGAGCGGAAAGGAAAAATTGCGAATTTATCGAAAGTAGAGCAAAGATGTTCAACGATTTCATTGACAAAGCTAATCTCATTGAAATTCCATTGGGGGGAATGAAGTTTACTAGGATTAGTGACGACGGTTTGAAATATAGTAAACTTGACAGGTTCTTAGTCTCGGAAGCGTGTTATGCATCATGGGATGGAATTTCTGCATGTACTCTCGATAGGGATTACTCCGACCATTGCCCCATCGTTTTGAAGGATATGAACAATGACTTCGGGCCGAAACCTCTTAGGATTTTCAACAACTGGTTCGAAGAAGATAAATGTGATGATTTGATATAAGATGCATGGAAAGTTACCATTTGTAATCCAAGGGCTGATTGTGTATTTCGTGATAAACTTAAGAACGTAAAAGGGGTGTTGAAGGAAAAATGTAATCCTAAATATAATAGTCTAAATGCCGAAATTGACTCACTTCATAAAGAAATCTCTGAGTGGGAAAACATCATCGGTACTCGTGACCTTTCGGAAGTTGAAATTGCATCTTGGTTAGATTCGAAAAAAAAGTGGCTTAAAAAGATAAGGAGAAAGTCGATATATTGAAACAAAAGGCAAGGGTTAAATGGGTTACGGAAGGGGATGAAAATAGCAAATTTTTTCATTCGTGTATTAAAAGGAGGCAAAACAAAAACAACATAAGGGGTATAAATTCAAATGGCTTATGGATCGAGAACCCAGAGGACATCAAAATGGCGGCATTCACATACTTCAAAAATCGTTTTAGTGAACATAATTCTCGTACCTTCAAAATTCGTGGCCCCCTGAGCAAACGACTTAATGATGAGGAGGCATCGAACCTTGAATCTCCTTTTACACTCTCTGAAATCCATGTTGCTATATTAGAATGTGGGGGTGAAAAGGCCCCCGGACCCGATGGTTTTAACATGAAATTTTTCTCAAAATATTGGGACGTTGTCAAAGATGACCTTCTCGCGGTATTCACTCGTTTTTGGGAGGTTGGTGAGATCTCTAAAGGTTGTAATTCCTCTTTTGTTGCGTTACTCCCGAAAAAAATGACCCACAGGGATTTGGTGATTATCGTCCTATCAGTTTAATCGGGAGCCTTTATAAAGGTCTATCTAAGGTCTTGACCAAAAGGCTACAAAGGGTTATTTCTTCGGTTATCGGTTTCGAACAAAGTGCTtatattaaaaattgttatattcTTGATGGCGTGTTAATTGCGAATGAAGTCCTTCATGATATCAAAGTAACCAAAAGAAAAGGCTTCTTTTTTAAAGTTGACTTTGAGAAGGCTTTTGATAGCATTAGTTGGGACTTTCTAATGGAAATCATGGAGTTAATGGGATTCGGTCTTCGATGGAGACAATGGATCTTCGCAAGTCTTTCTTCCGCTTCCATTTCGATTTTGGTTAACGGTTCCCCAACTAAAGAATTTTCTATTCAGAAAGGCGTGAGGCAAGGGGATCCCCTCTCCCCTTATCTTTTTATCATGGTAGCCGAAGGTTTGAACCATCTAATTAAATCTGCTGCACTTCATAGCCGATTTTCTGGGATCCCAATTGGGCGGAGAGAATTACGGGTCACGCATTTGCAATACGCGGACGACACTATATTTTTTGGTGAATGGGATAGGCGTAATGTGCAAAATCTTACTAAAATTCTTAAGTGCTTTGAATTGACATCGGGACTAAAAATCAATTTTCATAAGAGCTGTGTTTATGGACTCGGGGTCTCAAAAGTTGAAACGGAAAATATGGCGGCCTGGCTTGGGTGCGCAGCAGGTACACTCCCTATTACCTACCTTGGGCTTCCACTTGGATCGTCGATGAAACTCTCGAAGTCATGGGATCCGGTATTTGACAAGTTTGGTAAGAGGCTGGCGGATTGGAAAGCCAGATCCCTCTCGTATGGTGGTAGACTTACATTAATTAAATCGGTATTATCTAGTCTACCTCTTTATTTCTTTTCGCTTTACATATCCCCGTCTTGTGTTATTGATAAACTTGAGGGGTTGAGACGTCGGTTTTTTTGGGGCGGATCTTCCGAGGTCTCAAAAATggcatgggttaaatgggatactTGTCTTAAGCCTCGTGAATTTGGTGGGTTAGATATTGCCCCTCTTGCGTTTAAAAATCGTGCCTTACTTgcaaaatggtggtggcggtttaaaCATGAGAATGACTCACTTTGGGtgtctattattaaaaatatttacgGGGAGGACGGGGGCCTTAGCACTTCTTTTTCTCCCCCTTCCTCACGAACTTCTTCTACTTGGGCGGGTATCCTTAAGGTGGGTAaaaatatctttaatgcaaactccGCTTTCGCTAATTCTTTCAAAAAAAGAGTCGTAGATGGGTCTAGTACATGTTTTTGGGATGAATTATGGCTTGGGGAAATGGTTCTTAAAGACAAATTTAATAGGCTTTATAGACTGGACACAAATAAATTTGCCACAATTCTTGAACGGGCGAGATGGGAGGGCGGGAACTTTCATGCCACGTGGTGTTGGTCCCGCGATATCTCGGGGAGATTGGTCGGGGACCTCACCACTCTTACTAATCTTTTATCTAGTTTTGTCCCGTGTAGCTCAGGTAAAGAAGAATGGTCATGGTCTTGGAGTAAGGATGGCTCGTTTTCGGTTCACAAGCTTACGGATATTCTGGTCCGGAGCAGCCCTGACATCGCAACCGTGAGCATAAAGTCGCTCCGCAACAAACTGGTCCCCCTAAAAGTTGAGTTATTTATTTGGCGTACTCGACACAAAAGGTTACCTACAAGAGTTGAACTCGACAAGAGAGGTATGGACTTAGGCACGGTACGTTGTCCGATTTGTGACAATGGTTTGGAATCAGTAGAGCACTCCATCATCTTATGCACGTTCGCTTTTGACATTTGGAATCGTGTCTATGATTGGTGGAAGCTCGGCCCTTTTACAAACTTGGGTATAAATGAATCTTTTCTTGGAAATGGATATAACTTCAACTCCGACTTGGGAAAACTGTTGTGGCAAGCTACGGAATGGGTTACGGGATACATGATTTGGAAAAGTAGGAACGCTTTCACTTTCACTAAGATAAAACCGACATGCGAAATGGTATTCAAAGACATCCAACTTAAATGCTTCGAATGGTTCTCTAATAGGATCAAAGGTACCAATATTGAATGGGATGTCTGGCTTGCAAATCCACAAGGTTATGATTCGCTAGCTTTATCGTCTAGGAGATCCGGGATAGGTTAATTAATTGTTCTACACGCAGGTTTTTTGCCCCACTCCTGGAGTAGTCGTTTTGGTCGAGAGAATTTGAGGTGGATCAGGGGGCTTTGTCGTTGAATTGCCAACACTGTGCTCTGTCCCCACTCCAGCTTGTTTAGTTAATTCTTCTCAAGTCCAATCTCGACCTTAATGATAATGAACGGACTACGGCGTTTTCCTGCACACTTGTGGAGTCTTACTATCTCGGTTATATATTTGTCGTTTTGTTTTCCTAGATGTAGTTCCGTTTTTGTAAGCGTGACATTATTGTAATTATTTCGTgttgatatatataatacatactttctttgccgttaaaaaaaaaataaaaaaattatcacgtttttatttattttaaaattttcaggccattttagattttatttaggtCGTGGGATAAGTTTTGTCGGCTTTGAGGAGTTTTTAAAGACGGGTCACTTTTTCTTGAATTGAAAATTGGAGCGATTTACATTGTGGTTTTGCACATTGGTTGTAAACTCGTTTCACTCTTATTGTCGCGTTTGTCGTATCAAAGTCGAATGGGTGTGGACATCAATATAGTGAATTACATATTTACATCGGCTATATATTTTGTAGAAGTGTTAAGTAGACTGTTAAGTTATTATTCTGTATAGAAAAAGGACAAAATTAAATTATCGGCTTTCATCTTATTTCTTAAACAAAAGCTTAATTAACTACGCATAAGTTTTAGTTCTTGTACCATTCAACTATTATCATCTTTATTCTCACTGTAAGTGTGTGAAAGCCCCAATATGGGCACAATCTTCGAAAATACATAATATGGACACAATCTTTGCAACCGTTTTAaaacgagtttttttttttttttttttttttttttttttttttttttttttttttgtgttttagcGGTGATATCGAcgtcgaatgctctcatttgtcaatTCGCACGATATTGACAGTATAATCGAAGGTTGGAAAAAACCCTCCAGAAACCTTCCCAAATTGCATTGATGTTgacagtaccatcaaaggttggaaactcACTGCTTAGAATGAGAATTGAATATGAGTTGGCAGCACCCCAAGTTGGATCCCATCTCCATACAACTCAAGTCAAGTTTCAGTGGTATTTTAGTAAAGGAGTTCATGGGTTGAAAAGATGTTTTTCATTGTCGTTAGGGTTTTGCTAACGCATGCTTTGTGGAATATGTTAAGGTACATTTAATAAACTCGTAATTTTTCTTAAATATTAGATTAGAATTTGTAATTAATTCACGTATAAAAAAGGTAGATACTAAGATCGAATTAGTGAGTTTTTAGTATAAgtcatacggagtaatatattagGGAAACTTTCGCTTTATTTACAACTTAATATGTGTCATAGGAGCAAAACTACGCAAAACCCTTATGATTATTAGACCACAGATAACGCAGGCGTTTGTCGCCATTTTCCGCCCACAAACGCCCAGAATGGGCGTTTGTGACGGGGCGTTTGTCATCAAAAAACGCTGGTACAAACGCAAGTTTAGGGGACGTGGCACGTTTTGATTGGTCTAAATTTCATAGCCGTTAGAGAGCTagccgttgatttttttttttttccttctataaatacactgtagcgaccccgacaaatcgtcaaatgacggcgtcatctacgtatggtcccattacatggtcgtaagtctttataacaaagtttgaccgaaaaatatgtcgcattcatttcataaataaggatgtttcaaagtttacaaaagtagtttccataacaagtacataacaatgtttaaagtttgtatgaaacacgtgcgacacaattaaaagtagtcaaaaagacgctccacgtatgcaagtatcaaaaagtatgagcggaagcatgtatcacctaagttcaaggacctgagaaaaacatagagaatctgtcaacgaaaacgttggtgaaatcataggtttaaataagtaagtgagtaaaagtaagttgaaccacaagatttgcaacatcgataaagtcatagtacattctaaaagttaatattcacgagcactcaattatcaaagcttaacattccgtccgttgaaccccgtaataatagtgttagaacatacactgtttcccgaaaatatatttcacccgtagacggtagcgaaccgtccgaagtgagggtttgtcaaacccatatggccatataacataagttctcgcttacaccatctgatgtaactaatgataatcgaattgaggatttgtgttcaaactcgtatgtagaatgtttgttttccctgtacttgtgttcacttagtaaagaaatgtttatgttttctcatcccaaatgtaagttcaaaaagagtaaaagtgggactatgatctcaccttgtatgcacgaaccaaaaagtacttcgacaagtaacgtgtgcaaagaacaatgctagtgttgacctaaacaaataggttgtatcaataacgatagtcacgaagggtcaaagatgttcaattagtcctatggctcgttacgactcgattatgtagcatgtgaatcaaattgtcaagtttcatgcaagatacaagtacagaaacaagttaggaaggttgcataatcatttggttaagtttgacaaaaagtcaaactttggtcggtcaaagtcaacgaaagtcaacacgttcgggtcgggtcccgaactatttttctgaggtttttattcatatataagcatgttagaacaagtctcatgtgaatcggaggtccatagtgtgccaaacatttttcgtattttgaccaaagaggtcagagcctggacacggcttatgccgcgccgcggcccacaattgtcgcgccgcgacaatacacgggagctggtacctggccagtttcaaatgttcaagtcttgatccaaaatctttttgtgcataaaacacaaaccgctaacacttaggactcgcaccttatatcgttggaaagctcttttgacgtagaatgcaactatacacaattcatcaatcaatctacctattataacaaccaaaaccgcatctaatgcccaacattaatcgcatacaagttcataaatgcaattcaatgattcgggcaatcaatttacatgaatgatatgccgtttcgaaggtaatcaagcatacaatccaactaaacacttaccaacaataatccatggcattcaatgcatcaaaagtccatttcaagttcatcaaaccctaacccaaattcaccaaaatcataaatcaagttcatgaacttttctaaagcaacctacacatcaaattgaagctagtgatactaggaacacaattagaacatgaacttttaacatctaacaacatatgatcatccaaaattcaagaacaacacaccaaaattcaagttcatgctagttacactaaaacaacgagatcgagcatataaatcatataatcatgttagacttgagccatagacactaattaacacttttataagttaaaaacataaagaacacaaaatctagtgattttaggaagttacccaaatgtaatgaaatcggtatggaatcgaagaggaagatgcaaggatcacgaatttgtaatttgttttgttgctagcttcctaatccgaatttagatgatgaattcttgttggtgttcttgagagaaaaagggagtagaagaaagatggaggtgttgaaatgagaggaggaggttgaaggtttgactagttgacctagtcaaatctttggcctcttggcaagtttagtccctctaatttgaatcgggtgcgtgaattacctaaacgagataatttaaaacgcgtatcaacgggagatgttataaacatataacggagtttaaattagtataacggaaaagtaaatggaaaaaggcgggatgttacattacctactccttaaaagaaatttcgtcccgaaatttaagtaggcgtagtagtcgttgtttcttcctcgagatcttgcgtttctgaattcacgaatagatgaggatacttcctttgcatttgatcttgtctttcccaagtaaactcgggtcctcttttggcgttccaacggactttaacaatcgggattcggctttgtttcaatgtcttgacggaggtgtccacaatttcaaccggttcctccacaaaatgaagcttgtcatcaatagtaagttcctcgagagggatgatgatatcgggttcggcaagacactttttcaagttagatacatgaaaggtaggatgaaaggaactcagttgaggcggaagatctaaacgataagcaacggttccaatacgctccaagatttcgaaaggaccaatataccgcggatttagcttcccgcgtttcccaaaacggattacacctttccaaggtgcaacttttaacattactcgatcaccgacttgaaattcgaggtcgttgcgtcttttgtcggtgtagcacttttgacgacttcgggccgtccgaagcctatttcggatttgaagaatcttctcggtggtttcgtgaatgagttcgggcccggaaatttgcacgtcacccacttcggcccaacaaagaggagagcgacattttcgaccatataatgcttcaaaaggtgtgaccttaatactcgcgtgataactattgttgtaagagaattcggcgagaggtaagtgattgtcccaagcttttccaaaatcaacaacgcaggctcgtaacatatcctctaaggtttgtattgtacgttcactttgcccatcggtttggggatgatatgcggtgctcatgtccaaacgcgttcccaacgcttcttgtaacgtacgccaaaatttagaaacgaaacgaccatctcggtcggagataatcgataacggtactccgtgtcgggctacaatctctttaatgtaaagtcgtgcaagtttctccattttgtcggtttcttttatggcgagaaagtgcgcggatttggtgagacggtcaacaatgacccaaattgtatcataaccgcccgacgttttcggtagtttggtgataaaatccatcgtgatcctttcccacttccattgcgggatctcgggttgttgaagtagtccggacggtctttggtgttcggctttgactttggaacatgtcaaacacttggaaacataagtagctacgtcccttttgatgttcggccaccaatattgttgtttaaggtcgtggtacatcttattggcgccgggatgaatcgagtatcgcgatttgtgagcttcgtctaggatgaggtctcgtagatcgccatatctaggcacccaaatttttccggcgtaatatcgaagtccggtctccttaacttcgaatcgggagacgagaatgtttaaaagttcgcgtgcgatgttgttgtccttaagagcttcatcttgggctacccgaatttggctattaaggttggagtggatggtgatattcaaagctcggacacgaagaggcaccgctctttcctttcgacttacggcatcggccactacatttgccttcccggggtggtaacgaagctcgcaattataatcgttcaaggtctcaatccaccttcgttgtctcatgtttagttgcttttgatcgaagatatgttggagacttttgtgatcggtaaagatggtacttttggtaccaagaagatgatgtctccataacttaagtgcaaaaatgacggcaccgagttcaagatcatgtgtcgtgtagtttcgttcgtggactttgagttgtcgagaggcataagcaatgactttctttcgttgcattagtacgcatccataaccgtttttcgaggcatcacaatatacaacaaaatcatcattgccttcgggaagtgacaagataggagcggtggttagcttagttttcaagatttgaaaagcggtttcttgttcggatgtccaaacgaattttcgttccttgtgagttaacgcggttaaaggacgagcgattagggagaaatccttgatgaatttacgatagtatccggcgagacccaagaattgacgaatttgagtaggagtagtaggagtctcccatttactaatggcttcgatttttgcgggatcgactttaataccttgatcacttacaacgtgaccgaggaattgaacttccttcaaccaaaattcacacttggagaacttggcatagagttgttcttttctcaagagttcaagcacgagtcggagatgttctttatgtttctcttcgctttttgaatagaccaaaatatcgtcgatgaacacgataacgaatttgtcgaggtacggtttgcacacgcggttcatgagat
The window above is part of the Rutidosis leptorrhynchoides isolate AG116_Rl617_1_P2 chromosome 1, CSIRO_AGI_Rlap_v1, whole genome shotgun sequence genome. Proteins encoded here:
- the LOC139874761 gene encoding uncharacterized protein encodes the protein MADSIILNIYGPHNDQLKQKFWDSLDNIMQVDIDDWVFCGDFNEVRRRAERKNCEFIESRAKMFNDFIDKANLIEIPLGGMKFTRISDDGLKYSKLDRFLVSEACYASWDGISACTLDRDYSDHCPIVLKDMNNDFGPKPLRIFNNWFEEDKCDDLI